The following are encoded together in the Methanocaldococcus jannaschii DSM 2661 genome:
- a CDS encoding ATP-binding protein, with protein MFVDREEELKALNEKLDSNNFEFIVIYGRRRIGKTKLALKSVENREHIYYLAVEGDNLKHFKRYASKVEPTIEYAKEDWEAYFNFLKDKIIIIDEFPNLIKENPNVLSLFQRIVDIHLKNTKTKLIILGSSISMMGEKVLSYKSPLYGRKTGVLKIKPLKFKHLKEFFPKAIWEELVEIYGFADGIPYYLEKVKLPFWDYLDKEIKRVDSFLRYEVDFLMKYEFEEPTTYKKILEAIAFGNHTLGEIKNYLGFKHSDLTPYLKNLIEVEFIERQTPITESVKSKKGRYYIKDNFIAFYFRYIFPNLSAIEEGIFDIEEIKADYNQYLGFVFEKVAKEFLIELNKMNKLPFKFLKIGRWWHRGEEIDLIALNDNDKKALFVEVKWKDLKDRDVKKIYRDLYRKSKLVGLDDYEKYYAIVGKKIESKENGDCLLFDLEDFS; from the coding sequence ATGTTTGTGGATAGAGAAGAAGAACTAAAAGCATTAAATGAAAAGTTAGATAGTAACAACTTTGAATTCATAGTTATTTATGGGAGAAGAAGAATAGGGAAGACAAAGTTGGCATTAAAAAGTGTAGAAAATAGGGAGCATATTTATTACTTAGCAGTTGAGGGAGATAATTTAAAGCATTTTAAAAGATATGCTTCAAAGGTTGAACCAACAATTGAATATGCTAAAGAGGATTGGGAAGCATATTTTAACTTTTTAAAAGATAAAATCATTATCATTGATGAGTTTCCAAACTTAATTAAAGAAAATCCTAATGTATTATCTCTATTCCAGAGAATTGTAGATATACATTTAAAAAATACAAAAACAAAACTTATTATTCTTGGCTCATCAATATCCATGATGGGAGAGAAGGTCTTAAGTTATAAATCTCCTCTTTATGGGAGAAAAACTGGAGTTTTGAAGATTAAACCATTGAAGTTTAAGCATTTAAAGGAATTTTTCCCAAAAGCTATTTGGGAAGAGTTGGTTGAAATTTATGGTTTTGCTGATGGTATTCCATACTATCTTGAGAAGGTAAAACTTCCATTTTGGGATTACTTAGATAAAGAGATTAAGAGAGTTGATAGTTTTTTGAGATATGAGGTTGATTTCTTGATGAAGTATGAGTTTGAGGAGCCAACAACTTATAAAAAGATTCTTGAGGCAATAGCTTTTGGTAATCACACACTTGGAGAGATAAAGAATTACTTGGGCTTTAAGCATTCAGATTTAACACCATATTTAAAAAACTTGATTGAGGTTGAATTTATAGAGAGGCAAACTCCTATTACAGAAAGTGTAAAATCAAAAAAGGGGAGGTATTACATTAAAGATAATTTTATTGCTTTTTATTTTAGGTATATTTTTCCAAATTTATCTGCAATTGAAGAGGGGATTTTTGATATTGAGGAGATAAAGGCTGATTATAATCAATATTTAGGATTTGTCTTTGAAAAAGTTGCTAAGGAGTTTTTAATTGAGCTGAATAAAATGAATAAATTACCATTTAAGTTTTTAAAGATTGGAAGATGGTGGCATAGGGGAGAAGAGATTGACTTAATTGCTTTAAATGATAATGATAAAAAAGCTTTATTTGTTGAGGTTAAATGGAAGGATTTGAAAGATAGAGATGTTAAAAAGATATATAGGGATTTGTATAGAAAGTCAAAACTTGTTGGATTAGATGATTATGAAAAATATTATGCCATTGTTGGAAAGAAGATTGAGAGTAAAGAGAATGGAGATTGTTTATTATTTGATTTGGAGGATTTCTCATAA
- a CDS encoding DNA double-strand break repair nuclease NurA: MFIISKNHLDIIYNFVDWEFKNISSIGNIINDEVVWNELPKGVEGVLCGVDGSRGKVEFCSGIVYGLSSYAIGKNIEKGMFELGVLPFFKEEDRVRRLMMTLEYRLATLVSKNVDLILLDGTLSGALIMPPLLSGDTNPLTVYPDLAEDLGWKFIKSLDNFWDEVLENLDGNIYDNTLLAIKIFQKFDSTYSEYVEDIREELFAANILNSRLEIACWGVYFEYIELLHSLNRLLEYDCTFIAKNFENSIITEKLKENNINVDILLDATLLNQIFRGRGYTTLKLEDCYNKKRSRRHINKICDVFGDYFKFLEVIRENPFEMIPKTYVRFAESSPILALEVPRTNKKSIEEVISLLIPYSKLGYPRYLKDAHNKAKISKKEFKKQILFMIKYISEKNRDFSLFFQSGREVLGE; this comes from the coding sequence ATGTTTATTATTAGTAAAAATCATTTGGATATAATTTACAATTTTGTGGATTGGGAGTTTAAAAATATAAGCAGTATTGGAAATATTATAAATGATGAAGTAGTGTGGAATGAGTTGCCAAAAGGTGTTGAAGGGGTATTATGTGGGGTAGATGGTAGTAGGGGGAAGGTTGAATTCTGTAGTGGTATTGTTTATGGCCTCTCATCCTATGCTATTGGAAAGAATATTGAAAAGGGAATGTTTGAATTGGGTGTTCTACCATTTTTTAAAGAAGAGGATAGAGTTAGAAGATTAATGATGACTTTAGAGTATAGGCTTGCAACACTTGTTAGCAAGAATGTTGATTTAATCCTTTTAGATGGAACTTTGTCAGGGGCTTTAATAATGCCACCACTTTTAAGTGGAGATACTAACCCTCTAACTGTTTATCCAGATTTAGCTGAAGATTTGGGTTGGAAGTTTATAAAATCATTGGATAATTTTTGGGACGAAGTTTTGGAGAATTTAGATGGGAATATTTACGATAATACTCTCTTAGCAATAAAGATTTTTCAAAAGTTTGATAGTACGTATTCTGAATATGTTGAAGATATTAGGGAAGAGTTATTTGCAGCAAATATTCTCAATTCTAGATTGGAAATTGCATGTTGGGGAGTATATTTTGAGTATATAGAATTGCTACACTCTTTAAATAGATTGTTAGAGTATGATTGTACATTCATAGCTAAAAATTTTGAGAATTCAATTATTACAGAAAAATTAAAGGAAAACAACATAAATGTTGATATCCTACTTGATGCTACACTTCTAAATCAAATATTTAGAGGGAGGGGATACACTACTCTTAAATTGGAAGATTGTTATAATAAAAAAAGGAGTAGGAGGCACATTAACAAGATTTGTGATGTGTTTGGAGATTATTTCAAATTTTTAGAAGTTATCAGGGAAAATCCTTTTGAGATGATTCCTAAAACTTATGTTAGATTTGCCGAGAGCAGTCCAATATTAGCACTTGAAGTTCCAAGAACTAACAAAAAATCAATTGAAGAAGTTATAAGTTTGCTTATTCCATACTCTAAACTTGGTTATCCAAGGTATTTGAAAGATGCTCATAATAAGGCGAAAATCAGTAAAAAAGAATTTAAAAAGCAAATTTTATTCATGATAAAATACATATCAGAGAAAAATAGGGATTTTAGCTTATTTTTCCAGAGTGGGAGGGAAGTTTTGGGAGAATGA
- a CDS encoding helicase HerA-like domain-containing protein, with translation MVINSVVVGTVVASKNVNEFEFVIENQVIDKIKKGEFVITKNTHGDYLLSKITKIVSVNALIGDKSEDASELAKIRGVIYSEEMLNNSSKFLASAKILGVINNESGSIESNVYPINVPQNVYLTKDDLLAKIFSNGSIEVGYLKVRSSTKVKLNAKELCSRHFAVLAMTGAGKSNTIAVLVQELFEKDKGKMNIVIVDPHGEYVKMRNTHILPAKLNPILVPEEHLAKLLGIGENSSVQKSFLVYAALTVKYECKENKKQISGLEYLKKIEEKLVECADKIANSEDKKRIYIEYYDGTRCRXKTVKKDDEMSINRVIEKLRWFINKNKNILGENEGMFDIKSDKINVLPLQKIEDEEAITIVGEFLKRVLKERIKSVHDEIVEIKALEKPTLVIIEEAHLFAAKNLKDRSGYWINRIAKEGRKFGVGLGLVSQRPKELNPTVLSQMNTKIILRIVEPTDQKYILESSENVGEDLLQDLPQLSTGEAIVVGSSLPLPALVKIKKYDGVLGGEDGLKNLKI, from the coding sequence ATGGTTATAAACAGTGTAGTTGTTGGGACTGTTGTAGCTTCAAAAAATGTTAATGAATTTGAGTTTGTAATTGAGAACCAGGTTATTGACAAGATTAAGAAGGGAGAGTTTGTCATTACAAAAAATACACATGGGGACTATCTTCTTTCAAAAATTACCAAGATTGTTTCTGTTAATGCTCTAATTGGTGATAAATCGGAAGATGCTAGTGAGTTAGCTAAGATTAGGGGTGTTATATATTCTGAAGAAATGTTAAATAATTCTTCTAAATTTTTAGCGAGTGCAAAAATTTTGGGAGTAATTAATAATGAAAGTGGAAGTATTGAATCTAACGTATATCCAATAAATGTGCCTCAGAATGTTTATTTGACTAAGGATGATTTGTTAGCTAAAATATTTTCAAATGGTAGTATTGAAGTAGGTTATTTAAAGGTAAGGTCTTCAACAAAAGTGAAATTAAATGCAAAAGAGCTTTGTTCAAGGCATTTTGCTGTATTGGCAATGACTGGGGCTGGAAAATCAAATACTATAGCCGTGTTAGTCCAAGAATTGTTTGAAAAGGATAAGGGAAAAATGAATATTGTAATAGTTGATCCGCATGGAGAATACGTGAAAATGAGGAATACTCATATTCTACCTGCAAAATTGAATCCAATATTGGTTCCTGAAGAGCATTTGGCAAAATTACTTGGTATTGGTGAGAATTCTTCAGTTCAAAAGTCATTTTTAGTATATGCTGCACTTACTGTAAAATATGAGTGTAAGGAGAATAAAAAACAAATTTCTGGGTTGGAATATTTGAAAAAAATTGAAGAAAAACTTGTAGAGTGTGCTGATAAAATTGCAAATTCTGAAGATAAAAAAAGAATCTATATCGAGTATTATGATGGAACAAGATGTAGGNCTAAAACTGTAAAAAAAGATGATGAAATGTCAATAAATAGAGTTATTGAAAAGTTGAGATGGTTTATTAACAAAAATAAAAATATTTTGGGAGAGAATGAGGGAATGTTTGACATTAAGAGTGATAAAATAAATGTTCTCCCACTTCAAAAGATTGAGGATGAGGAGGCAATAACAATTGTAGGAGAATTCTTAAAAAGAGTTTTAAAAGAGAGAATTAAATCAGTCCATGATGAGATAGTTGAAATTAAAGCACTTGAAAAACCAACATTAGTAATTATAGAAGAAGCACACCTTTTTGCAGCAAAGAATTTGAAGGATAGGTCTGGTTATTGGATTAATAGAATTGCAAAAGAAGGAAGAAAATTTGGAGTTGGATTGGGTTTAGTAAGTCAGAGGCCTAAAGAATTGAATCCTACAGTCTTATCTCAAATGAATACTAAGATAATTTTAAGAATTGTAGAGCCAACAGACCAAAAATATATTTTAGAGAGTTCCGAGAATGTTGGAGAGGATTTACTTCAAGATTTACCACAATTATCAACTGGAGAGGCAATAGTAGTTGGTTCTTCACTCCCACTTCCAGCATTGGTTAAAATTAAAAAATATGATGGAGTTTTAGGAGGAGAAGATGGTCTTAAAAATTTAAAAATTTAA
- a CDS encoding AbrB/MazE/SpoVT family DNA-binding domain-containing protein, whose product MKVYDIRKIQKRVTKSRGKTYYTYYINLPAEWIEDANLKEGDKVEISGDKDKLCLKVVYRQKDENNKKQ is encoded by the coding sequence ATGAAAGTGTATGATATTAGAAAAATACAAAAGCGTGTTACAAAATCCAGAGGAAAAACCTACTATACCTATTATATTAACCTCCCAGCTGAATGGATTGAAGATGCAAATTTAAAAGAAGGAGATAAAGTTGAGATATCTGGAGATAAAGATAAGCTATGTTTAAAAGTCGTGTATAGACAAAAAGATGAAAATAATAAAAAACAATAA
- a CDS encoding AAA family ATPase has protein sequence MIETIHIKNFRGIRELKLENLGQINIIAGKNNASKSSILEALALFLSAKEGFSLFIKILREILLWRGWYGEKSIYDLFYKNSKELEVSVKFLNQDFANLTLKNSNQSFANKNIAVELKSDKNSWSGRFDSHLIHPDYISSILTSAEATQSNFEFITSLTLIKFGYIESIYSQAYETQVLQDAIRLLREAYPEVKSLSPLQKYNKWIIHV, from the coding sequence ATGATTGAAACCATCCACATCAAAAATTTTAGAGGTATTAGAGAGCTTAAATTGGAAAATTTGGGACAGATAAATATAATTGCTGGGAAGAATAATGCTTCAAAATCAAGTATCTTAGAAGCTTTGGCATTGTTTTTAAGTGCAAAGGAGGGGTTTTCATTATTTATAAAAATTTTAAGGGAGATATTACTTTGGAGAGGATGGTATGGTGAAAAAAGTATTTATGATTTGTTCTATAAAAATTCTAAAGAACTTGAAGTAAGTGTTAAGTTCTTAAATCAAGATTTTGCAAATTTAACCCTAAAAAATTCTAATCAAAGTTTTGCAAATAAAAATATTGCAGTAGAACTTAAATCTGATAAAAATTCTTGGAGTGGACGTTTTGATTCACATTTAATACATCCAGATTATATATCATCAATATTAACCTCTGCAGAGGCTACACAAAGTAATTTTGAATTTATAACATCCTTAACATTAATAAAGTTTGGATATATTGAGAGCATATACTCTCAAGCCTATGAGACTCAAGTTTTACAGGATGCTATAAGATTGCTTAGAGAAGCATACCCAGAAGTTAAAAGTCTAAGCCCTCTCCAAAAGTATAACAAGTGGATAATTCATGTTTAA
- a CDS encoding DUF3226 domain-containing protein: MRILLLEGITDVAFFIPILKKLYGFSEISCDGIIRAEKMGDISKPICLENEDVKLIVFHSGGKSKQKHALTAMLTAIKMGYLSNIKILGIARDIDQEHDVKNWTKSIIKNAGFEVKEGDKFLIIEDLNLKIAVLGIANYDEDDFNIPSFELKRELEAVITDMAKEISIIEKFKNSLESLSNDAERRLKPKDITHVLAIAKNFDGDSMSGLYRKFIEEQINNKNKVNFLLTLICILPCLTIF; the protein is encoded by the coding sequence ATGAGGATTTTATTACTTGAGGGAATTACGGATGTTGCATTCTTCATTCCAATATTAAAGAAATTATATGGTTTTTCAGAAATTAGTTGTGATGGTATTATTAGAGCAGAAAAAATGGGAGATATATCAAAACCAATATGTTTAGAGAATGAAGATGTTAAGTTGATAGTTTTCCACTCTGGAGGAAAATCAAAACAAAAACATGCTTTGACAGCAATGCTTACGGCTATTAAAATGGGTTATTTATCTAATATTAAAATCTTGGGCATTGCAAGGGATATAGACCAAGAGCATGATGTCAAAAACTGGACAAAGAGTATAATAAAAAATGCTGGATTTGAAGTTAAAGAGGGTGACAAATTTTTGATTATAGAGGATTTAAACTTAAAAATAGCTGTTTTGGGTATTGCTAATTATGATGAGGATGATTTTAACATCCCATCATTTGAACTAAAAAGAGAACTCGAGGCAGTAATTACTGATATGGCTAAAGAAATCAGCATCATAGAAAAATTCAAAAACTCTTTAGAATCATTAAGTAACGATGCTGAAAGAAGATTAAAGCCAAAAGACATAACGCACGTTTTAGCCATTGCTAAAAATTTTGACGGAGACTCCATGTCTGGCTTATATAGGAAATTTATTGAAGAGCAGATAAATAATAAAAATAAAGTGAACTTTTTATTAACACTAATATGTATTCTACCATGCCTCACCATCTTTTAA